From Megalobrama amblycephala isolate DHTTF-2021 linkage group LG8, ASM1881202v1, whole genome shotgun sequence, the proteins below share one genomic window:
- the mustn1a gene encoding musculoskeletal embryonic nuclear protein 1a isoform X1, with protein sequence MSQQGEEEEVKRPEVKAEDLIGARDKLAFGTEVKSKTFEVMQECERAGKVAPSVFSKVRSGSETAFNKPSRGK encoded by the exons ATGTCTCAA CAGGGTGAGGAAGAGGAAGTTAAGAGGCCTGAGGTGAAAGCAGAGGATTTGATTGGAGCCAGGGATAAACTAGCATTTGGAACAGAGGTGAAGAGCAAGACGTTTGAGGTGATGCAGGAATGCG AACGAGCCGGGAAGGTCGCGCCATCTGTCTTCAGCAAAGTTCGCTCCGGATCTGAGACTGCCTTTAACAAACCCAGCAGGGGAAAGTAA
- the mustn1a gene encoding musculoskeletal embryonic nuclear protein 1a isoform X2, whose protein sequence is MSQGEEEEVKRPEVKAEDLIGARDKLAFGTEVKSKTFEVMQECERAGKVAPSVFSKVRSGSETAFNKPSRGK, encoded by the exons ATGTCTCAA GGTGAGGAAGAGGAAGTTAAGAGGCCTGAGGTGAAAGCAGAGGATTTGATTGGAGCCAGGGATAAACTAGCATTTGGAACAGAGGTGAAGAGCAAGACGTTTGAGGTGATGCAGGAATGCG AACGAGCCGGGAAGGTCGCGCCATCTGTCTTCAGCAAAGTTCGCTCCGGATCTGAGACTGCCTTTAACAAACCCAGCAGGGGAAAGTAA
- the rft1 gene encoding protein RFT1 homolog isoform X2, producing MCSRVLQNWLLIMSCFREAFRRACLSGEGAGRNWRQVINLLWLTFPLGCVWGVLLVCVWWWVLQAPDPEVIPHYVPAVGLFCLSALTELLAEPLWVLAHAHMFVRLKVIAESLAMIAKCLVTVVLVVSAPQWGLYIFSAAQCVYAGFLLLCYVLYFIHFLGSEEAEKKSFPVHHITDLLPSRVDHEPLLNWKLTTLTWSFFKQSFLKQILTEGERYVMTFLNVLNFGDQGVYDIINNLGSMVARFLFLPIEESFYVFFAKVLERGRDVRHQKQEEVSMAAEVLECLLKLVLLIGLIITVFGYAYSHLALDIYGGELLSSGAGPDLLRCYSCYVLLLAINGVTECFVFAAMSKEEVDRYNLVMLGLSASFLLLSYWLTWMLGGIGFILANCCNMALRITHSIVYIHRYFLQSEYAPLWGLRPHSTVIIALGLSSILTAFSESMFCCDGGWLLRLVHVAVGAVCLLGVVITVFLTETRLVEFVKTQLLPKYSKKLT from the exons ATGTGCTCAAGAGTGCTTCAAAACTGGCTTCTTATAATGTCCTGCTTCAG GGAGGCGTTCCGGAGGGCGTGTCTAAGCGGTGAAGGGGCGGGGCGTAACTGGAGACAGGTCATCAACTTGTTATGGCTCAC ATTTCCTCTGgggtgtgtgtggggtgtgttattggtgtgtgtgtggtggtgggTGCTCCAGGCACCTGATCCAGAGGTCATCCCGCATTATGTTCCCGCTGTTGGATTGTTCTGCCTGTCTGCACTTACAGAGCTGCTGGCTGAACCTCTCTGGGTTCTTGCACACGCGCACATGTTCGTCCGTTTGAAG GTGATTGCCGAAAGCTTAGCCATGATTGCTAAATGTCTTGTTACTGTAGTGTTGGTGGTCTCAGCGCCTCAATGGGGGCTCTATATCTTCTCTGCAGCCCAG TGTGTCTATGCAGGGTTTTTGCTCCTTTGTTATGTGTTATACTTCATCCATTTCCTCGGCTCAGAGGAAGCAGAGAAGAAATCATTCCCTGTTCATCACATAACAGACCTTCTGCCATCTAGGGTGGATCACGAG cCACTGCTGAACTGGAAGTTGACCACACTAACTTGGAGCTTTTTCAAACAGTCCTTTCTCAAACAGATACTTACAGAAG GCGAGCGTTACGTGATGACTTTTTTGAATGTGCTCAACTTTGGAGACCAGG gggTTTATGATATAATAAACAATCTGGGCTCAATGGTGGCAAGATTTCTTTTCTTGCCCATTGAGGAGAGTTTTTATGTGTTCTTTGCAAAAGTCCTAGAGCGTGGACGAGATGTACGACATCAAAAACAA GAGGAAGTCTCCATGGCAGCTGAGGTACTGGAATGTCTTTTGAAGCTGGTGCTTTTGATTGGTCTGATCATCACAGTTTTTGGTTATGCATATTCTCATCTAGCACTTGACATCTATGGTGGGGAGCTTCTGAGCAGCGGAGCCG GGCCAGATCTCCTACGTTGTTATAGTTGTTATGTTCTGCTGTTAGCTATTAATGGAGTAAcagagtgttttgtttttgctgccATGAGCAAAGAGGAGGTTGACAG ataTAATCTAGTGATGCTGGGCCTGTCGGCCTCTTTTCTGCTGCTTTCTTATTGGCTGACCTGGATGTTAGGGGGCATTGGCTTCATTTTGGCAAATTGCTGTAACATGGCTTTACGAATCACTCACAGTATTGTTTACATACATCGCTATTTCCTGCAAAGTGAATATGCACCACTGTGGGGGCTCCGCCCACATTCTACTGTCATAATTGCTCTTGGTTTGAGCTCCATCCTTACAGCCTTCTCAGAG AGCATGTTCTGCTGTGATGGTGGTTGGTTGCTAAGGCTGGTTCATGTTGCCGTGGGGGCAGTTTGTCTCCTGGGTGTGGTCATCACAGTATTTCTAACAGAAACAAGACTTGTGGAGTTTGTCAAAACTCAGCTGCTACCCAAATACAGCAAGAAACTTACATGA
- the rft1 gene encoding protein RFT1 homolog isoform X1, giving the protein MGSEDVLKSASKLASYNVLLQVMFRVLTFLLNAFTLRFVSKELMGVVNVRLMLLYSTLVFLSREAFRRACLSGEGAGRNWRQVINLLWLTFPLGCVWGVLLVCVWWWVLQAPDPEVIPHYVPAVGLFCLSALTELLAEPLWVLAHAHMFVRLKVIAESLAMIAKCLVTVVLVVSAPQWGLYIFSAAQCVYAGFLLLCYVLYFIHFLGSEEAEKKSFPVHHITDLLPSRVDHEPLLNWKLTTLTWSFFKQSFLKQILTEGERYVMTFLNVLNFGDQGVYDIINNLGSMVARFLFLPIEESFYVFFAKVLERGRDVRHQKQEEVSMAAEVLECLLKLVLLIGLIITVFGYAYSHLALDIYGGELLSSGAGPDLLRCYSCYVLLLAINGVTECFVFAAMSKEEVDRYNLVMLGLSASFLLLSYWLTWMLGGIGFILANCCNMALRITHSIVYIHRYFLQSEYAPLWGLRPHSTVIIALGLSSILTAFSESMFCCDGGWLLRLVHVAVGAVCLLGVVITVFLTETRLVEFVKTQLLPKYSKKLT; this is encoded by the exons ATGGGCTCAGAGGATGTGCTCAAGAGTGCTTCAAAACTGGCTTCTTATAATGTCCTGCTTCAG GTGATGTTTCGAGTGTTGACATTTCTCTTGAATGCATTTACTTTGCGTTTTGTGTCCAAGGAGCTGATGGGTGTTGTAAATGTCAG GTTGATGCTGCTCTATTCTACACTGGTGTTTCTGTCTAGGGAGGCGTTCCGGAGGGCGTGTCTAAGCGGTGAAGGGGCGGGGCGTAACTGGAGACAGGTCATCAACTTGTTATGGCTCAC ATTTCCTCTGgggtgtgtgtggggtgtgttattggtgtgtgtgtggtggtgggTGCTCCAGGCACCTGATCCAGAGGTCATCCCGCATTATGTTCCCGCTGTTGGATTGTTCTGCCTGTCTGCACTTACAGAGCTGCTGGCTGAACCTCTCTGGGTTCTTGCACACGCGCACATGTTCGTCCGTTTGAAG GTGATTGCCGAAAGCTTAGCCATGATTGCTAAATGTCTTGTTACTGTAGTGTTGGTGGTCTCAGCGCCTCAATGGGGGCTCTATATCTTCTCTGCAGCCCAG TGTGTCTATGCAGGGTTTTTGCTCCTTTGTTATGTGTTATACTTCATCCATTTCCTCGGCTCAGAGGAAGCAGAGAAGAAATCATTCCCTGTTCATCACATAACAGACCTTCTGCCATCTAGGGTGGATCACGAG cCACTGCTGAACTGGAAGTTGACCACACTAACTTGGAGCTTTTTCAAACAGTCCTTTCTCAAACAGATACTTACAGAAG GCGAGCGTTACGTGATGACTTTTTTGAATGTGCTCAACTTTGGAGACCAGG gggTTTATGATATAATAAACAATCTGGGCTCAATGGTGGCAAGATTTCTTTTCTTGCCCATTGAGGAGAGTTTTTATGTGTTCTTTGCAAAAGTCCTAGAGCGTGGACGAGATGTACGACATCAAAAACAA GAGGAAGTCTCCATGGCAGCTGAGGTACTGGAATGTCTTTTGAAGCTGGTGCTTTTGATTGGTCTGATCATCACAGTTTTTGGTTATGCATATTCTCATCTAGCACTTGACATCTATGGTGGGGAGCTTCTGAGCAGCGGAGCCG GGCCAGATCTCCTACGTTGTTATAGTTGTTATGTTCTGCTGTTAGCTATTAATGGAGTAAcagagtgttttgtttttgctgccATGAGCAAAGAGGAGGTTGACAG ataTAATCTAGTGATGCTGGGCCTGTCGGCCTCTTTTCTGCTGCTTTCTTATTGGCTGACCTGGATGTTAGGGGGCATTGGCTTCATTTTGGCAAATTGCTGTAACATGGCTTTACGAATCACTCACAGTATTGTTTACATACATCGCTATTTCCTGCAAAGTGAATATGCACCACTGTGGGGGCTCCGCCCACATTCTACTGTCATAATTGCTCTTGGTTTGAGCTCCATCCTTACAGCCTTCTCAGAG AGCATGTTCTGCTGTGATGGTGGTTGGTTGCTAAGGCTGGTTCATGTTGCCGTGGGGGCAGTTTGTCTCCTGGGTGTGGTCATCACAGTATTTCTAACAGAAACAAGACTTGTGGAGTTTGTCAAAACTCAGCTGCTACCCAAATACAGCAAGAAACTTACATGA
- the lg8h1orf74 gene encoding UPF0739 protein C1orf74 homolog, which yields MNHLLDSLKHRVDKMSFNNTTVDLTNAKMGAMVASEMLVSAAQKLLCPRKKRLSPSTCLDVTVQIIAVDLGVKPALLYDSNAASPEQLHLYLSSLQESGVVTSPLRILSIDDNTFIFNPATVRSHLDELLQSKSLLLIDVCPSRKQPVLVGLEKRTEDMIRSLSGFMNELDEGSSVIVLGEELYNDWNLCTLFGILLGYPASYWFDQTKGFGNCLCMTPLVVCTIWVTWQIHDINHRCCLYSFSVPEELWSEVQSHMQQWTEHLRKRSNKQTVLTDLCFSRDVVTLPSVAL from the exons ATGAATCATTTGCTCGATTCGTTAAAACACCGAGTAGATAAAATGTCTTTCAACAACACCACTGTGGACCTGACCAATGCTAAAAT GGGCGCCATGGTTGCCTCAGAAATGCTCGTTTCGGCAGCACAGAAGTTATTGTGTCCTCGAAAGAAACGTTTATCTCCGTCTACATGTCTTGATGTGACTGTTCAAATAATAGCTGTGGATCTGGGCGTCAAACCAGCGCTGTTGTACGACAGCAATGCAGCATCTCCAGAACAGCTTCACCTGTACCTCAGTTCGCTACAGGAGTCTGGAGTTGTAACCAGTCCACTACGGATACTGTCCATTGATGACaacacattcatttttaacCCTGCCACTGTTCGGTCCCACCTGGATGAACTGCTCCAAAGCAAAAGTCTCCTTCTGATTGATGTATGTCCCTCAAGAAAACAACCTGTCTTGGTTGGCTTGGAAAAGAGAACTGAGGATATGATCAGAAGTCTTTCAGGATTCATGAATGAGCTGGATGAAGGCTCCTCAGTGATTGTGTTGGGAGAGGAGTTGTATAATGACTGGAACTTGTGTACTCTCTTTGGAATCTTGTTAGGTTATCCAGCCTCCTACTGGTTTGACCAAACAAAGGGATTTGGGAACTGTCTGTGTATGACACCACTGGTGGTGTGCACTATTTGGGTCACGTGGCAAATACATGACATAAATCATCGCTGTTGTCTTTATTCATTTAGTGTTCCTGAGGAGCTGTGGTCAGAAGTACAAAGTCATATGCAACAGTGGACGGAGCATTTGAGAAAGAGATCTAACAAACAGACAGTTCTGACTGATCTCTGCTTTTCTAGGGATGTGGTCACATTGCCCTCTGTGGCCCTTTGA
- the sirt4 gene encoding NAD-dependent protein lipoamidase sirtuin-4, mitochondrial yields the protein MLLPWRSLPPRVAVGRCASTIQASVQRFVPASSSIDSSALEQLQAFVSQASRLFVISGAGLSTESGIPDYRSEGVGLYARTNRRPMQHSEFVRSAKSRQRYWARNYVGWPQFSSHQPNSAHLALRDWEEKGKLHWLVTQNVDALHLKAGQQRLTELHGSTHRVVCLDCGQLTPRAELQKRFAALNPGWEASAGAVAPDGDVFLEDEQVLNFRVPACDACGGVLKPEVTFFGDVVNRATVHFVHNKLAESDAVLVAGSSLQVFSGYRFLLAASERKLPIAILNIGPTRADHLTDIRVSARCGEVLPAIQLS from the exons ATGCTGTTGCCATGGAGATCCCTGCCTCCACGTGTGGCAGTGGGAAGATGTGCTTCTACAATACAAGCTAGTGTGCAACGATTTGTTCCTGCAAGTAGCTCAATTGACTCCAGTGCTTTGGAACAACTCCAGGCCTTTGTGTCACAGGCTTCACGGCTGTTTGTGATAAGTGGTGCCGGACTCTCCACTGAATCTGGAATTCCAGACTATAGATCAGAGGGTGTGGGACTGTATGCACGGACTAACAGGCGGCCTATGCAGCACTCAGAGTTTGTGCGCAGTGCGAAGTCAAGGCAGCGATACTGGGCACGGAACTACGTGGGGTGGCCGCAGTTCTCTTCACACCAGCCTAATTCAGCACATTTAGCATTAAGGGACTGGGAGGAAAAGGGAAAATTGCACTGGCTTGTCACTCAGAATGTAGATGCCTTACACTTAAAAGCTGGACAACAGAGACTTACTGAACTTCATGGATCTACACACAG GGTTGTGTGTTTAGACTGCGGCCAACTGACTCCACGTGCCGAGCTTCAGAAGCGTTTTGCAGCTTTGAACCCTGGCTGGGAAGCGAGTGCAGGTGCTGTGGCCCCAGATGGAGATGTGTTTCTGGAGGATGAGCAGGTGTTGAACTTCAGAGTGCCTGCATGTGATGCCTGTGGCGGTGTACTCAAACCTGAGGTGACCTTCTTTGGTGATGTAGTGAACCGGGCTACAGTTCACTTTGTTCATAACAAGCTGGCTGAGTCTGATGCAGTGCTTGTGGCTGGATCTTCTCTTCAG GTTTTTTCTGGGTACCGCTTTCTACTCGCTGCTAGTGAAAGAAAACTTCCAATAGCCATCTTGAATATAGGACCTACAAGAGCTGATCATCTCACTGACATCAGGGTGAGTGCTCGTTGTGGAGAAGTGCTGCCAGCCATTCAACTCAGCTGA